A DNA window from Aspergillus nidulans FGSC A4 chromosome I contains the following coding sequences:
- a CDS encoding protein ANAO (transcript_id=CADANIAT00006922): MKLPLSFSGGIALLLIGSLAGDVVATKLDPSRDLVRQKSRGRKNQMRSLVGRSNQHITHQSRPYTNEYASPCQITPPQEIKAPKENVWYGLTDDETADVAKWLFGRPELNLTTTENAGEWDNTIALIELHRPNKSEAIPYLDGSGPAPTRHAHVRLNNRATTDPYFADILVGPLPVSNATTWEPLEFPYTRKTQGQVRNVEPDGETVYSEWLFKISASIADITLDLWNGTALGLENDTLDIWGIDPLWQDDGRIIRWDMFWNMADDEFDSETLLPLGLYLKSDVTGRDPSQWKLLGWMYNDIFYETTEEFRKAYWSPGFVKLKPNVDGAWAHTEQRGPVPPQDRKQPPVMIAPDGARYSVDAERKYVTWMDFSFYIAFNRDTGLSLFDIKYKGQRVLYELGLQEALAHYAANDPVQSSVAYLDSYYGFGPYAFELLKGYDCPSYASYLNTSFYKDEETHTHVDSLCLFEFDADYPMARHSTSEFVSVTKNVYFTLRSVSTIGNYDYMFSYNFHMDGTIGVEVRASGYIQSAYYANNQDFGYQIHDSLSGSMHDHVLNFKADFDILGPNNTIELVSVVPVTKQFSWSGNKTRNTMQLGRSFIHSEDEARLNWGFNGQTQLHVVNQDKPNKFGEPRGYRILPSAGTAHLTVLNSSNLVHAAHWAEYDVQVTRQHDFEPTSAHPYNSQDIHNPPVDFSTFFNGESLNQTDLVVWLNLGMHHVPHTGDLPNTVFTTAHSGVAFTPLNYLPGDPSRETVNMVRVDYSDGAATAVRTFGQSNETCSVVLQPVENELWSYQGDVVVRKFPYDPNDPFYETDSDA, encoded by the exons ATGAAGCTCCCCCTTTCGTTCTCTGGAGGCATTGCTTTGCTTCTCATTGGTAGCTTAGCAGGTGATGTTGTCGCTACCAAACTTGACCCAAGCCGCGACCTGGTACGCCAGAAGAGCCGGGGACGGAAGAATCAGATGCGCAGCCTCGTTGGCCGCTCCAACCAGCATATAACCCACCAGTCCAGGCCCTATACTAATGAATATGCATCGCCATGCCAAATTACCCCGCCACAGGAGATCAAGGCCCCAAAGGAGAATGTCTGGTATGGCCTCACTGATGACGAAACGGCGGATGTTGCGAAATGGCTGTTTGGTCGACCCGAATTGAATCTTACCACAACGGAGAATGCGGGTGAATGGGACAACACGAT TGCCCTGATTGAGTTGCACCGTCCCAACAAAAGTGAAGCCATTCCGTACCTGGATGGCAGTGGACCAGCCCCGACACGCCACGCTCATGTTCGATTGAACAATCGAGCTACGACAGACCCTTATTTTGCGGACATCCTGGTTGGACCTTTGCCTGTTAGCAACGCCACTACATGGGAGCCCCTTGAATTTCCGTACACCCGCAAGACACAAGGACAAGTGCGAAACGTCGAGCCGGATGGCGAGACTGTGTACTCGGAGTGGCTGTTCAAAATCAGTGCATCAATCGCTGATATCACCTTGGATTTGTGGAACGGGACCGCATTGGGGCTAGAGAACGATACCCTAGACATCTGGGGCATTGACCCCTTATGGCAGGACGATGGCCGCATCATCCGCTGGGACATGTTCTGGAATATGGCTGACGACGAGTTCGATAGCGAGACCCTCCTGCCGCTGGGCCTGTATCTAAAGTCCGATGTTACTGGACGCGACCCGTCCCAATGGAAGCTCCTAGGCTGGATGTACAATGACATCTTCTATGAAACGACTGAAGAATTCCGCAAAGCGTACTGGTCTCCTGGATTTGTCAAGCTCAAGCCCAATGTTGACGGTGCCTGGGCCCACACCGAACAGAGAGGCCCTGTTCCTCCCCAAGACCGGAAACAGCCTCCAGTCATGATTGCTCCAGACGGGGCCCGGTACTCGGTCGACGCAGAGCGCAAGTATGTAACTTGGATGGACTTTTCTTTCTACATTGCCTTCAACCGCGATACTGGTCTCTCGCTGTTTGACATAAAATACAAAGGCCAACGAGTTCTATACGAACTCGGCCTTCAAGAAGCACTTGCGCACTACGCAGCAAACGACCCAGTCCAGTCGAGCGTTGCCTACCTAGACTCGTACTACGGCTTCGGGCCATACGCCTTTGAACTCCTCAAAGGCTACGACTGTCCATCGTACGCCTCCTACCTGAATACATCCTTCtacaaggacgaggaaacCCACACCCACGTCGACAGCCTGTGTCTCTTCGAGTTCGATGCCGACTACCCCATGGCGCGCCACTCGACCTCCGAATTCGTCTCCGTCACCAAGAACGTCTACTTTACTCTCCGCAGCGTCTCCACCATCGGCAACTATGACTACATGTTCAGCTACAACTTCCACATGGACGGAACGATTGGCGTCGAAGTCCGCGCGTCGGGATACATCCAGTCGGCATACTACGCCAACAATCAAGACTTCGGCTACCAGATCCACGACTCCCTCTCGGGCTCCATGCACGACCACGTTCTGAACTTCAAAGCAGACTTCGACATCCTCGGTCCAAATAACACAATCGAGCTAGTTTCCGTCGTCCCCGTCACAAAACAATTCTCCTGGAGTGGTAACAAAACACGCAACACTATGCAACTGGGCCGCTCCTTCATCCactcagaagacgaagcaCGGCTAAACTGGGGCTTCAACGGACAAACTCAGCTCCATGTCGTGAACCAGGACAAACCAAATAAGTTCGGAGAACCCCGCGGCTACCGTATCCTTCCCTCCGCAGGGACCGCCCATCTGACTGTCCTAAACAGCAGCAATCTCGTGCACGCCGCACACTGGGCTGAGTACGACGTCCAGGTGACAAGGCAGCACGACTTCGAACCCACCTCCGCACACCCCTACAACAGCCAAGATATCCACAATCCGCCTGTTGATTTCTCTACCTTCTTCAACGGCGAATCCCTCAACCAGACCGATCTTGTCGTCTGGCTGAATCTCGGCATGCACCATGTCCCGCACACAGGTGATCTTCCAAACACGGTCTTCACAACTGCGCACTCGGGTGTCGCCTTCACGCCCCTGAATTATCTACCCGGTGATCCTAGTCGCGAGACAGTGAACATGGTCCGCGTGGACTATAGTGACGGCGCAGCAACCGCTGTCCGGACGTTTGGCCAGAGTAATGAGACTTGCAGTGTGGTGCTACAGCCAGTGGAGAATGAGCTTTGGTCTTATCAAGGAGACGTGGTTGTGAGGAAGTTTCCGTATGATCCGAATGATCCGTTCTATGAGACGGATAGTGATGCATAG
- a CDS encoding Zn(II)2Cys6 transcription factor (transcript_id=CADANIAT00006923): MPVYPIRRRPRECKTCHQCRASKVRCDRNAPCSNCVKRGFTCTYGRPPPTLIPPRPSIAPESFAVAAALNSAPQVQISPTYSTINQDVLYAGDSSVDDSSLDTITISPIEWEELNSKMQEMAQVIESMKSIVQAHSRPPPRQRLSNPLSDVSGGGLIRSPSQQSNIYGSTTLKTGSVHIGNRSALHDILDKTKGSVGPAQALPKDDLLAELALENDNSGYPFLDLWSSDPLHFNIGGVCDVLPDDNQCLKFFGFYKSIAAVLYPVLPDIDRFENDLKRLLEGRRRAGGVYKPDGDRLLKPFGMSIAFLSLCFAVFASGCQLCDLPGIQREMTSWIYISCSYQCLRMLNYVSQPTVEVIQILLIISSVLSYNMNAGASYTLLGMTERMCMVLGLHAEAPGYPSALQEARRRVWWAMAFQNSHFSLAYDRPSITMISQPDIPYHRKSMPGHRSYFETLSRILGVVLETLRVLMMTKQSYLQPKEIGMYVQRIRDILGEAAAHLRDQGRCTKLADSIEWAELRLHSSYYISLLCRPSLDPDAIMSAEDRKNIRHDCLTNLLGTVEAFLDLHMISPYASRTWISVQRTIASAFLLIANTNDQVLPRTQDLLRRLEKVLEDHVYTDGTVNPTTRTDTARHLSSSLEALRAVNSAFSAGKRHGKKQNAAPLKDESAAPSAGIPTTTQFLSSAEYANLAVSSMPPCTGSYSGISLEDGQIGDILNQVSGVMLFPNMNLGNS, from the exons ATGCCAGTCTATCCTATCCGGCGGCGACCTCGCGAATGCAAAACGTGTCATCAATGTCGTGCAAGCAAAGTTCGTTGCGATCGAAACGCACCATGTAGTAACTGTGTCAAGCGCGGTTTCACCTGCACCTACGGCCGTCCTCCGCCTACCTTgattcctcctcggccatcAATTGCTCCTGAAAGCTTCGCAGTCGCAGCGGCTCTAAATAGCGCACCTCAGGTTCAGATTTCGCCAACCTATTCTACGATAAACCAAGATGTTCTCTACGCCGGCGATTCTAGTGTGGACGATTCTTCGTTGGATACAATCACAATTTCACCCATCGAGTGGGAGGAACTGAATAGCAAGATGCAGGAGATGGCGCAGGTCATAGAGAGCATGAAATCGATCGTTCAGGCACATTCCCGCCCACCGCCGCGGCAGAGACTAAGCAATCCACTATCCGACGTGTCTGGCGGAGGATTGATTCGGTCACCGTCGCAGCAGAGCAACATATATGGATCAACCACATTGAAAACAGGATCGGTGCATATAGGGAATCGCTCTGCGTTGCATGATATTCTGGACAAAACGAAAGGTTCTGTAGGCCCAGCGCAGGCGCTGCCGAAGGACGATTTGCTCGCTGAATTAGCCTTGGAGAATGACAACAGCGGATATCCTTTCCTTGACCTCTGGTCGTCGGATCCGCTCCACTTCAATATCGGAGGCGTATGTGATGTGCTTCCAGATGACAATCAATGCTTAAA GTTTTTCGGTTTTTACAAGAGCATCGCGGCTGTGCTATACCCAGTCCTTCCAGATATAGATCGGTTTGAGAACGACTTGAAACGGTTGCTGGAGGGACGGCGACGGGCAGGCGGGGTGTATAAGCCGGACGGGGATCGCCTGTTGAAGCCTTTCGGTATGAGTATAGCGTTCTTGAGCCTCTGTTTCGCAGTTTTCGCGTCAGGATGTCAGCTGTGCGACCTGCCGGGAATTCAAAGAGAGATGACGTCCTGGATCTATA TTTCCTGCTCATACCAGTGCCTGCGCATGCTGAATTATGTATCGCAGCCCACGGTGGAAGTTATTCAGATTCTGTTGATTATCAGCAGTGTCCTTTCCTATAATATGAACGCCGGTGCTTCGTATACGCTGCTAG GCATGACAGAACGTATGTGCATGGTCCTTGGGCTCCATGCCGAGGCACCCGGTTATCCGTCAGCCCTGCAAGAAGCCCGGAGGCGGGTGTG GTGGGCCATGGCATTTCAAAATAGTCATTTCTCCTTGGCCTATGATCGACCTTCGATCACAATGATCAGCCAGCCAGATATTCCATATCACCGTAAATCAATGCCCGGTCATCGATCTTATTTCGAAACACTTTCTCGCATCCTGGGCGTTGTGCTTGAGACGCTGCGTGttttgatgatgacgaagcAGTCCTACCTGCAGCCAAAAGAGATTGGCATGTACGTGCAACGAATCCGCGATATTCTTGGGGAGGCTGCTGCGCACCTGCGGGACCAGGGGCGTTGCACCAAGTTGGCGGACAGCATTGAGTGGGCGGAGTTAAGGTTGCACTCTTCGTACTATATCTCTCTATTATGCCGCCCATCGTTGGACCCGGACGCAATTATGTCTGCCGAGGATCGCAAGAACATACGGCATGACTGTTTGACGAATTTATTAGGAACGGTTGAAGCGTTCCTCGACTTGCACATGATCAGCCCGTATGCATCGCGCACATGGATTAGCGTTCAGCGAACCATCGCGTCGGCCTTTCTCCTGATTGCTAATACCAACGACCAAGTACTGCCGCGGACTCAGGACTTACTTCGACGACTTGAAAAAGTCCTTGAAGATCATGTATACACCGACGGGACAGTAAACCCCACTACGCGGACAGACACGGCCAGACACCTCTCATCCTCGCTCGAGGCACTCCGAGCAGTAAACTCTGCCTTTAGCGCGGGGAAGCGTCACGGGAAGAAGCAAAATGCGGCGCCCCTGAAGGACGAGAGCGCCGCCCCGAGTGCAGGCATTCCCACCACGACGCAGTTTCTGTCGTCGGCAGAATATGCTAATCTTGCGGTCTCATCCATGCCGCCGTGCACAGGATCATACAGCGGCATTTCGTTGGAAGACGGTCAGATTGGCGATATTCTCAACCAAGTGTCTGGGGTGATGCTGTTTCCTAATATGAATCTTGGAAATTCATGA
- a CDS encoding N-alpha-acetyltransferase 35, NatC auxiliary subunit (transcript_id=CADANIAT00006924) → MTRIVSQSVVPRDITEEFTQAASKLKTGQLVKDEHFTLFEAVGALEIMDPKMDSGYLGPEEKGQGLEDDYDILRELTPEEVVWIMDELLCHEMAWHMGHPLSQTLFTSLYLDKLLWPIPKNIEDAHFGREGLSVGREQPDLVHIVLRAYCLALVKCCDFVHARVTSEFYYEEEDFSTQLYNRTLLSHFAYEHFPSLLNRAISWIDEQESIDAAAKSAIKSRLLFRQEFLLGLQQDINILETRPVVKISFEDALAHLERLCQDGIHLNQILDYRGPYNLKVAIWTLLSRKPQPSVYIRSLVQSIIMDQSTVLGSVPVKQFLYDELAALVLPSSILLEASLDETEVPSDPRFQIAQLMDGFVRRFSQPFVDTFRSACLNRCRIRRTVCHTLADWDNLQMEAEDLDEQLRTLSEEPPLSLPNGDTTYSYPLSSWAYHQKLIQFRLILQLGFELSIYGPEELPGMYWYLSHICSTHLGHIDRIRTFILAAVQRNRRSPTQHATLRSSFLLFDRLTTQIVAIDAFAIALHALYVLLSRHRILPTASAPNAYSNDQFRYELRMKPFLQITLPELVPYEEYRREATLQGDSDEIVMERATKAIGEARKAWEATLANGPFDNFNDEKPDAPALEEDWKRDVKDTMRACIGASIAIETVKKAIANNATGDAESLGLRVNIPDAGSKNRWHDWWAVPQVSQVQTQSPSTTSKS, encoded by the exons ATGACGCGAATCGTTTCGCAGTCCGTTGTTCCACGCGACATCACAGAGGAGTTTACGCAAGCTGCATCAA AATTAAAGACCGGTCAACTCGTCAAAGATGAACACTTTACGCTTTTCGAGGCCGTGGGTGCGCTGGAA ATCATGGATCCCAAAATGGACAGTGGATACCTCGGCCCCGAAGAGAAAGGACAGGGATTGGAGGATGACTACGATATCTTGCGCGAGCTTACCCCGGAGGAAGTAGTATGGATTATGGATGAATTGCTTTGCCATGAG ATGGCATGGCATATGGGTCATCCTCTTTCACAGACTCTCTTCACCTCGCTCTACCTTGACAAGCTTTTATGGCCTATACCGAAGAACATTGAAGATGCCCATTTTGGACGTGAGGGACTTTCTGTGGGCAGGGAACAACCAGATCTGGTCCATATCGTGCTACGAGCGTATTGTCTTGCCTTGGTCAAGTGCTGCGACTTTGTCCACGCGCGAGTGACTTCAGAGTTCTATTATGAG GAAGAGGACTTTAGCACCCAACTCTATAACCGGACATTACTATCGCATTTTGCATACGAGCATTTCCCCAGTCTTTTGAACCGTGCGATTTCCTGGATCGATGAGCAGGAATCCATTGACGCTGCTGCGAAAAGTGCAATAAAATCTCGTTTATTATTTCGGCAAGAGTTCCTTCTGGGCCTGCAGCAGGATATCAATATTTTGGAGACCAG GCCAGTGGTGAAAATCAGctttgaggatgcgctggcgCATCTCGAACGGCTGTGCCAGGACGGAATTCACCTCAATCAAATTCTTGACTACAGAGGGCCATACAATCTGAAA GTGGCCATTTGGACCCTTCTCTCCCGTAAACCTCAGCCATCAGTGTACATTCGATCCCTTGTTCAGTCCATTATTATGGACCAGTCTACCGTCCTCGGGTCTGTCCCAGTTAAGCAGTTTCTCTACGACGAACTGGCGGCGCTTGTTCTCCCTTCCAGTATACTGCTCGAGGCAAGCCTTGACGAAACCGAAGTTCCTTCAGACCCCCGCTTTCAGATCGCTCAATTGATGGACGGCTTCGTTAGACGATTTTCTCAG CCATTTGTGGATACATTCCGAAGTGCATGTTTGAATCGCTGCCGTATCCGCCGCACCGTCTGTCATACTCTCGCCGATTGGGACAATCTGCAAATGGAG GCCGAAGATCTTGACGAACAGCTTCGGACGCTGAGCGAAGAACCGCCATTATCACTTCCAAATGGAGACACTACGTACTCGTACCCTCTTAGCAGCTGGGCCTACCACCAGAAGCTGATCCAATTCCGATTAATTCTCCAACTCGGGTTCGAGCTGTCCATATACGGTCCAGAAGAGCTCCCCGGAATGTACTGGTATTTATCGCACATCTGCTCGACCCATCTCGGTCATATTGATCGAATCCGAACATTCATCCTCGCGGCCGTCCAGCGGAACCGACGCTCGCCCACCCAACACGCCACCCTCCGATCAtcattcctcctcttcgaccGACTAACGACGCAGATCGTCGCCATCGACGCCTTCGCAATAGCTCTGCACGCCCTCTATGTCCTTCTATCTCGCCATAGAATTCTACCCACTGCCTCGGCGCCTAACGCCTACTCAAACGACCAATTCCGTTACGAGCTTCGTATGAAGCCCTTTCTTCAAATCACGCTCCCCGAACTCGTGCCCTATGAAGAATACCGTCGCGAAGCTACATTGCAGGGTGACAGCGACGAGATTGTCATGGAGCGCGCTACCAAGGCCATCGGCGAAGCTCGAAAGGCCTGGGAAGCGACGCTCGCCAATGGCCCATTCGACAATTTCAATGACGAGAAACCGGATGCGCCTGCTCTCGAAGAGGACTGGAAACGCGACGTGAAGGATACAATGCGAGCGTGCATTGGCGCTAGCATTGCTATCGAGACTGTAAAGAAAGCGATTGCCAATAACGCCACTGGCGACGCAGAGTCACTCGGTCTTCGAGTTAACATTCCCGATGCTGGCTCCAAGAATCGTTGGCATGACTGGTGGGCCGTTCCGCAAGTTTCACAGGTACAGACACAATCTCCCAGTACAACTTCAAAGTCATGA
- a CDS encoding ATP synthase subunit epsilon family protein (transcript_id=CADANIAT00006925), whose product MVFAWKSAGLTYNRYLAVAARAVRRSLQDGPRLAAERRGNMDLRFAKWENGKQGEVKNLAEANDQAIAAQAEKK is encoded by the exons ATGGTCTTCGCCTGGAAATCCGCTGGTCTGAC CTACAACCGCTACCTGGCCGTCGCTGCTCGCGCGGTCCGCCGCTCCCTCCAGGACGGTCCTCGTCTCGCCGCCGAGCGCCGCGGAAATATGGACTTGCGTTTCGCCAAGTGGGAG AACGGCAAGCAGGGTGAAGTCAAGAACCTTGCCGAGGCCAACGATCAGGCTATCGCTGCTCAGGCCGAGAAGAAATAA
- the hsp60 gene encoding chaperone ATPase hsp60 (transcript_id=CADANIAT00006926), producing MQRALSSRTSVLSAASKRAAFTKPAGLNLQQQRFAHKELKFGVEARAQLLKGVDTLAKAVTSTLGPKGRNVLIESPYGSPKITKDGVTVAKAVQLQDKFENLGARLLQDVASKTNELAGDGTTTATVLARAIFSETVKNVAAGCNPMDLRRGIQAAVEAAVDYLQQNKRDITTGEEIAQVATISANGDTHVGKLISTAMERVGKEGVITVKEGKTLEDELEVTEGMRFDRGYTSPYFITDAKAQKVEFEKPLILLSEKKISAVQDIIPALEASTTLRRPLVIIAEDIEGEALAVCILNKLRGQLQVAAVKAPGFGDNRKSILGDLGVLTNGTVFTDELDIKLEKLTPDMLGSTGSITITKEDTIILNGEGSKDAIAQRCEQIRGVMADPTTSEYEKEKLQERLAKLSGGVAVIKVGGASEVEVGEKKDRVVDALNATRAAVEEGILPGGGTALLKAAANGLENVKPANFDQQLGVSIVKSAITRPARTIVENAGLEGSVIVGKLTDEFSKDFNRGFDSAKGEYVDMIAAGIVDPLKVVRTALVDASGVSSLLGTTEVAIVEAPEEKGPAAPGGMGGMGGMGGMGGGMF from the exons ATGCAGCGAGCTCTTTCTTCCCGGACTTCGGTCCTCTCTGCCGCTTCCAAGCGCGCCGCTTTCACCAAGCCTGCTGGTCTGaaccttcagcagcagcgattTGCTCACAAG GAACTCAAGTTCGGCGTTGAAGCTCGCGCTCAGCTCCTTAAGGGTGTCGACACCCTTGCAAAGGCTGTCACATCTACTCTTGGTCCCAAGGGTCGCAATGTCTTGATCGAATCCCCCTACGGCTCCCCCAAGATCACCAAGG ATGGTGTTACTGTTGCCAAGGCCGTCCAGCTCCAGGATAAGTTCGAGAACCTCGGTGCTCGTCTCCTACAGGATGTCGCTTCCAAGACCAACGAACTCGCTGGTGACGGTACAACCACCGCTACCGTTCTCGCCCGCGCTATCTTTTCCGAGACCGTTAAGAACGTTGCTGCTGGCTGCAACCCCATGGATCTGCGCCGCGGTATCCAGGCTGCTGTCGAAGCCGCTGTCGACTACCTCCAGCAGAACAAGCGTGATATTACTACTGGAGAGGAGATTGCTCAGGTCGCTACCATCTCTGCTAACGGTGACACCCACGTCGGCAAGCTTATCTCCACTGCCATGGAGCGCGTCGGCAAGGAGGGTGTTATCACTGTCAAGGAGGGCAAGACCCTTGAGGACGAGCTTGAGGTTACTGAGGGTATGCGTTTCGACCGTGGTTACACCTCCCCCTACTTCATCACCGACGCCAAGGCTCAGAAGGTTGAGTTCGAGAAGCCTCTGATTCTCCTTTCCGAGAAGAAGATCTCTGCTGTTCAGGACATCATCCCTGCCCTTGAGGCTTCCACCactctccgccgccctcTGGTTATCATCGCTGAGGACATTGAGGGTGAGGCTCTTGCCGTCTGCATCCTGAACAAGCTCCGTGGCCAGCTCCAGGTTGCTGCAGTCAAGGCCCCCGGCTTCGGTGACAACCGCAAGAGCATCCTCGGTGACCTCGGTGTCCTCACCAACGGTACCGTCTTCACTGACGAGCTTGACATCaagcttgagaagctcacCCCCGACATGCTCGGCTCCACTGGttccatcaccatcaccaagGAGGACACTATCATCCTGAACGGTGAGGGCAGCAAGGACGCCATCGCTCAGCGTTGCGAGCAGATCCGTGGCGTCATGGCCGACCCTACCACCTCCGAgtacgagaaggagaagctccaAGAGCGTCTCGCCAAGCTCTCTGGCGGTGTTGCTGTCATTAAGGTCGGTGGTGCTTCCGAAGTCGAGGtcggtgagaagaaggaccgtGTCGTTGATGCTCTCAACGCCACCCGTGCGGCCGTCGAGGAGGGTATCCTTCCCGGCGGTGGTACCGCTCTCCTCAAGGCCGCCGCCAATGGCCTTGAGAACGTCAAGCCTGCCAACTTCGACCAGCAGCTCGGTGTCAGCATTGTCAAGAGCGCCATCACCCGCCCTGCCCGCACCATTGTTGAGAACGCCGGTCTCGAGGGCAGCGTCATTGTGGGCAAGCTCACTGATGAGTTCTCCAAGGACTTCAACCGTGGTTTCGACAGCGCCAAGGGCGAATACGTTGACATGATCGCTGCCGGTATTGTCGACCCTCTCAAGGTTGTCCGCACCGCCCTCGTTGATGCTTCCGGTGTCTCTTCCCTGCTCGGTACCACCGAGGTTGCTATTGTTGAAGCTCCCGAGGAGAAGGGCCCTGCTGCCCCTGGCGGCATGGGTGGTATGGGTGGTATGGGCGGCATGGGTGGCGGCATGTTCTAA